The Streptomyces spororaveus genome includes a region encoding these proteins:
- a CDS encoding universal stress protein, translating into MDEQLEIPRVVVGVDGSASSQAALRWAVRYAGLVGGKVEAVTAWDLPGAGTWSAPAVDTDFDEEEAERRLVEEVRTVLGEGGAGQVHERLVRGNPAEVLVDQAEGADMLVVGSRGHGGFRRALLGSVSQQVALHAPCPVTIIRPDAPAE; encoded by the coding sequence ATGGACGAGCAGCTTGAGATTCCGCGGGTCGTCGTGGGGGTCGACGGATCGGCTTCCTCCCAGGCCGCGCTGCGCTGGGCGGTCCGGTACGCAGGCCTGGTGGGCGGGAAAGTGGAAGCAGTGACGGCCTGGGACCTGCCCGGTGCCGGAACGTGGTCGGCTCCTGCGGTCGACACCGACTTCGACGAGGAGGAGGCCGAGCGGCGCCTGGTGGAGGAGGTCCGCACGGTCCTCGGAGAGGGCGGCGCAGGCCAGGTCCACGAGCGCCTGGTACGGGGCAACCCCGCCGAGGTCCTGGTGGACCAGGCAGAGGGTGCCGACATGCTGGTCGTGGGCAGCCGCGGCCACGGCGGCTTCCGCCGGGCCCTGCTCGGTTCGGTCAGCCAGCAGGTGGCACTCCATGCCCCCTGCCCGGTCACGATCATTCGGCCGGACGCACCCGCCGAGTAG
- a CDS encoding glycoside hydrolase family 65 protein, with protein sequence MNAPWCWEYHRYDPKTERLVESLCTLGNGRFATRGSAPESVADDIHYPGTYLAGCYDRLTSTVAGRKISNEDMVRLPDWTGLRYRCLPDDAPPGDWLTLDHPTLRHCRVTLDLQAGTLTRRMLFHDAEGRRLAVTHTRLVHIGDPYLAAQRTAFSAYGWHGRIEIESVLDGDVANAGVDRYRALAGQHLVEHRAGVEAEGTAWLACTTATSRLRIGLAVRTWARPAAPAGRACTATTARQTYVLPIRRAKPVVVVKTAALCTSLDRPWDDPVRNSVEHAGHAADFPTLLASHRASWQRLWNEGEVEAPGETGRVLRLHAFHVLQTLSPHTVELDAGAPARGLHGEAYRGHVFWDEVFVLPYLALHFPETARALLTYRHRRLPAARAAARRAGAHGAMFPWQSGSSGAEETQRLHLNPHSGRWLPDHSHLQHHVGSAIAWNVWRYGEATGDTGFMHGPGAELLLHIARFWAGAASWDTGLGRYRIRGVVGPDEYHDAYPDAPAPGIDDNAYTNVTAAWVLARALDLYGTLPAARRAELRTRLAVGPDDLRDWEDVSRRLFVPFHRDVISQFHGYGDLAELDWDAYRSRYHDIRRLDRILEAEGDTPNRYQASKQADTLMLGYLFRPVELARLFSRLGYRLDDEIWRRTVAYYLRRTCHGSTLSSLVHGWILARQQGGGAWRYCQEALLSDITDVQGGTTGEGIHLGAMGGTLDLVERGIVGLDPATDGLHIDPVPLSEVPASSFSVCYLGHRDVRISFRPGRIGVRVPPSPLGPVPLVLPGNRRASVSAGQERWFSLPKQ encoded by the coding sequence GTGAACGCCCCGTGGTGCTGGGAGTACCACCGCTACGATCCCAAGACCGAGCGGCTGGTCGAGTCCCTGTGCACCCTCGGCAACGGCCGCTTCGCCACCCGGGGATCAGCCCCCGAGAGCGTCGCCGACGACATCCACTACCCGGGCACGTACCTGGCCGGCTGCTATGACCGGCTCACCTCCACCGTCGCCGGGCGCAAGATCTCCAACGAGGACATGGTCCGACTGCCTGACTGGACCGGCCTGCGCTACCGCTGCCTGCCCGACGACGCACCGCCCGGCGACTGGCTCACCCTGGACCACCCCACCCTGCGCCACTGTCGCGTCACGTTGGACCTGCAGGCGGGAACGCTCACCCGCCGCATGCTCTTCCACGATGCCGAAGGTCGCCGCCTGGCCGTCACCCACACCCGCCTCGTCCACATCGGTGATCCGTACCTCGCCGCACAGCGCACCGCCTTCAGCGCATACGGCTGGCACGGCAGGATCGAGATCGAGTCCGTGCTCGACGGGGACGTCGCCAATGCGGGCGTGGACCGCTACCGCGCGCTGGCGGGGCAGCACCTCGTCGAGCACCGGGCCGGAGTGGAGGCGGAAGGCACCGCCTGGCTGGCCTGCACCACCGCCACCTCACGGTTGCGGATCGGGCTCGCCGTACGCACCTGGGCACGGCCGGCGGCCCCCGCCGGGAGGGCCTGTACGGCCACCACGGCCCGGCAGACGTACGTGCTGCCGATCAGGCGCGCGAAGCCCGTGGTGGTCGTGAAGACCGCGGCCCTGTGCACGTCGCTCGACCGTCCCTGGGACGACCCCGTGAGGAACAGCGTCGAGCACGCGGGACACGCCGCGGACTTCCCCACCCTGTTGGCCTCCCACCGGGCGTCGTGGCAACGACTCTGGAACGAGGGAGAGGTGGAAGCACCGGGAGAGACCGGTCGGGTCCTGCGCCTCCACGCCTTCCACGTCCTGCAGACCCTCTCGCCGCACACCGTGGAACTCGACGCCGGCGCCCCGGCCCGGGGCCTGCACGGCGAGGCCTACCGGGGCCACGTCTTCTGGGACGAAGTCTTCGTCCTGCCCTACCTCGCACTGCACTTCCCCGAAACCGCCCGCGCCCTGTTGACGTACCGGCACCGACGCCTCCCCGCAGCCCGGGCGGCCGCTCGCCGGGCCGGGGCGCACGGGGCGATGTTCCCGTGGCAGAGCGGCAGTTCCGGAGCCGAGGAGACGCAGCGCCTGCACCTCAACCCGCACTCCGGCCGCTGGCTGCCCGACCACTCCCACCTCCAGCACCACGTGGGCTCCGCCATCGCCTGGAACGTGTGGCGGTACGGGGAGGCCACCGGCGACACCGGTTTCATGCACGGTCCCGGCGCCGAACTCCTCTTGCACATCGCCCGCTTCTGGGCCGGCGCCGCGAGCTGGGACACCGGCCTCGGCCGGTACCGCATCCGCGGCGTCGTCGGCCCCGACGAATACCACGACGCCTACCCGGATGCCCCTGCGCCGGGCATCGACGACAACGCGTACACCAACGTCACGGCAGCGTGGGTGCTCGCCCGCGCCCTGGACCTGTACGGAACACTGCCCGCGGCCAGACGCGCCGAGCTCCGCACGCGACTGGCCGTCGGCCCCGACGACCTCCGCGATTGGGAAGACGTCTCGCGCCGCTTGTTCGTGCCGTTCCACCGCGACGTGATCAGCCAGTTCCACGGCTACGGCGACCTCGCCGAGCTCGACTGGGACGCCTACCGCTCCCGCTACCACGACATTCGCCGCCTTGACCGGATCCTCGAGGCGGAAGGCGACACGCCCAACCGCTACCAGGCGTCCAAGCAGGCGGACACCCTCATGCTCGGCTACCTCTTCCGGCCCGTGGAACTCGCCCGCCTGTTCTCCCGCCTCGGCTACCGCTTGGACGACGAGATCTGGCGGCGGACGGTGGCTTACTACCTCCGGCGCACCTGCCACGGCTCGACGCTCAGCAGCCTCGTCCACGGCTGGATCCTCGCCCGGCAGCAGGGCGGGGGCGCGTGGCGCTACTGCCAGGAAGCCCTGCTCAGCGACATCACCGACGTCCAGGGAGGCACCACCGGCGAGGGCATCCACCTCGGCGCCATGGGCGGCACGCTCGACCTCGTCGAGCGCGGCATCGTCGGCCTCGACCCGGCCACGGACGGACTGCACATCGACCCGGTACCGCTCTCCGAGGTACCCGCCTCCTCGTTCTCGGTGTGCTACCTCGGACACCGGGACGTCCGCATCAGCTTCCGGCCCGGCCGGATCGGCGTCAGGGTTCCGCCGTCCCCGCTGGGCCCCGTGCCCCTCGTGCTTCCAGGAAACAGGCGAGCGAGCGTTTCAGCAGGTCAGGAGAGGTGGTTCAGCCTGCCCAAGCAGTAG
- a CDS encoding universal stress protein, with protein MKHHVTVGVDGSPESRAAARWAAREAVLRHVPLRLVHAVDWPLDPVFPGLGRQDVDRWADRALTEAAEELRQRHPQLEITTRCLAARPAAALAAEAADAGLLVLGSRGLGGLVGFLVGSVAVSALVATDTPVVMVRVADDAEGPRSASGSEVVVGVDIHESCDRVLAFAFEEAAGRGCALRAVHGWKMPLAYTYVPFFDPDDEKDIGRSVTRMVDDMLLPWRHKFPDVEVRHSVFMGSAGDHLVRASQGAGLVVVGRHSRRSPLGTHLGSVAHAVLHHAAAPVAVVAHA; from the coding sequence ATGAAGCACCACGTGACCGTCGGAGTCGACGGCTCCCCCGAGAGCCGGGCAGCCGCGCGCTGGGCCGCACGGGAAGCCGTTCTGAGGCACGTACCCCTGCGACTCGTCCACGCCGTCGACTGGCCCCTGGACCCGGTGTTTCCGGGTCTGGGCCGCCAGGACGTGGATCGCTGGGCCGACCGGGCGCTGACCGAGGCGGCGGAGGAGCTGCGCCAACGCCATCCCCAGCTGGAGATCACGACTCGCTGCCTCGCGGCCCGGCCTGCGGCGGCCCTCGCGGCCGAAGCCGCCGACGCCGGACTGCTCGTCCTGGGTTCACGGGGCCTGGGCGGGCTGGTGGGGTTCCTCGTCGGCTCGGTCGCGGTGTCCGCCCTGGTGGCCACGGACACCCCGGTCGTCATGGTCCGGGTCGCCGACGACGCGGAGGGCCCTCGGAGCGCTTCCGGCTCCGAGGTCGTCGTCGGGGTCGACATCCACGAGTCCTGCGACCGTGTGCTCGCCTTCGCCTTCGAAGAGGCCGCCGGGCGGGGCTGCGCGCTACGGGCCGTCCACGGCTGGAAAATGCCGCTCGCGTACACGTACGTACCGTTCTTCGACCCGGACGACGAGAAGGACATCGGCAGGAGCGTCACGCGCATGGTGGACGACATGCTGCTGCCCTGGCGGCACAAGTTCCCGGACGTGGAGGTCAGGCACAGCGTCTTCATGGGCTCCGCGGGCGACCATCTGGTCCGGGCTTCCCAAGGCGCCGGACTCGTCGTCGTCGGGCGCCACTCGCGCCGCTCCCCCCTCGGCACGCATCTGGGCTCTGTCGCCCACGCGGTCCTGCACCATGCCGCCGCTCCAGTGGCCGTCGTCGCCCACGCATAG
- a CDS encoding DUF1876 domain-containing protein, producing the protein MSHTIEWKTRVYLFEEGRTTKVRVELDTGTTRLTGHGTAHCNPVDEDVPEIGDELAAARALEDLAAQLKRFAYGDMVRIGAAPREVSLMPYSGWMNDAVG; encoded by the coding sequence ATGTCGCACACGATCGAATGGAAGACGCGCGTCTACCTGTTCGAGGAGGGCCGCACCACCAAGGTCCGCGTCGAGCTCGACACCGGAACCACCCGGCTCACGGGGCATGGCACCGCCCACTGCAACCCCGTGGACGAGGACGTGCCCGAGATCGGCGACGAACTCGCGGCAGCCCGCGCACTGGAGGATCTTGCCGCTCAGCTCAAGCGCTTTGCCTACGGCGACATGGTCAGGATCGGGGCCGCACCGCGGGAGGTGTCGCTCATGCCCTACAGCGGCTGGATGAACGATGCGGTCGGGTAG
- a CDS encoding ABC transporter permease subunit encodes MLAALVVGMVVFEALIVVVANAIPPGQLFTAGGKGPPSAYQAFSGSSGDVSIASHPGLLGAGLTHPFWIAMQLTAIGSLAAAAVAADVESGTVELVMVRPVSRTRLLTERTAALVLAALALNAAATLAVAVGVALSPDIHRQVPIGGVFAAGLMGWGFALCLIGPVMAVSAVGRRRAQVIGATIAIGAVGFAVNFIALAWSPAAPLRFLSPFHYYTPGDALAQGGVLWPQLGILVGAGVLGLVFAHLVLQRRDLAP; translated from the coding sequence ATGCTGGCCGCCCTGGTCGTCGGGATGGTCGTCTTCGAGGCGCTCATCGTGGTGGTCGCCAACGCGATCCCTCCTGGCCAACTCTTCACGGCGGGCGGCAAGGGCCCGCCCTCTGCCTACCAGGCGTTCAGCGGGTCGAGTGGCGACGTGTCCATCGCCAGCCATCCCGGGCTGCTGGGGGCCGGCCTCACCCACCCGTTCTGGATCGCCATGCAGCTCACCGCGATCGGTTCGCTCGCGGCCGCCGCCGTGGCGGCGGACGTGGAGTCCGGGACGGTGGAACTGGTGATGGTGCGTCCCGTCAGCCGTACCCGATTGCTGACCGAGCGGACCGCAGCACTGGTGCTCGCGGCGCTCGCCCTGAACGCCGCAGCAACCCTCGCCGTAGCGGTGGGGGTGGCGCTGTCACCGGACATCCACAGGCAAGTGCCGATCGGCGGAGTGTTTGCTGCCGGCCTCATGGGGTGGGGATTCGCCCTGTGTCTGATCGGGCCGGTGATGGCCGTATCGGCCGTCGGACGACGGCGGGCCCAGGTGATCGGCGCGACGATCGCGATCGGGGCTGTGGGATTCGCCGTCAACTTCATTGCGCTGGCATGGTCCCCGGCAGCCCCTCTGAGGTTCCTCAGCCCGTTCCACTACTACACGCCGGGAGACGCCTTGGCCCAAGGCGGGGTGCTCTGGCCCCAGCTCGGCATTCTGGTCGGTGCCGGGGTGCTGGGGCTGGTTTTCGCTCATCTGGTGCTGCAGCGCCGCGATCTTGCGCCCTGA
- a CDS encoding universal stress protein, with amino-acid sequence MANRITVGLDGSGAAGAAADWAACEAELRSADLEPVHAEDWAQYGPFAAPLPEPRHQWAEDLLALTRERLLRAHSTLAVSTRGTQGAADTALASAAADADMLVLDPGVQGEIADGLRSTLRELLSPWKEKYPSLAVDARTVIGQHAVQILEAAAGAALVVVGRHIRRSALGTRIGPITHAVMHHSRSPVAVVAHD; translated from the coding sequence ATGGCGAACCGGATCACGGTGGGTCTGGACGGATCGGGCGCCGCCGGCGCGGCAGCCGACTGGGCCGCGTGCGAGGCCGAACTGCGCAGCGCTGATCTGGAGCCGGTCCATGCAGAGGACTGGGCGCAGTACGGCCCCTTCGCCGCTCCGCTCCCGGAACCGCGTCATCAGTGGGCGGAGGACCTTCTCGCACTCACCCGGGAGCGGCTACTGCGCGCACACAGCACGCTCGCCGTCAGCACCCGTGGAACCCAGGGCGCGGCCGACACCGCACTCGCATCTGCCGCGGCGGATGCCGACATGCTCGTCCTCGACCCGGGTGTGCAGGGGGAGATCGCCGACGGACTCAGATCCACCCTCCGGGAGCTGCTGAGTCCCTGGAAGGAGAAGTACCCGAGTCTCGCCGTCGACGCGCGCACCGTCATCGGGCAGCACGCCGTTCAGATCCTGGAGGCGGCCGCCGGCGCGGCACTCGTCGTGGTCGGGAGGCACATCCGCCGCTCGGCGCTCGGCACCCGCATCGGCCCCATCACCCACGCGGTGATGCACCACTCCCGCTCACCGGTCGCTGTCGTGGCACACGACTGA
- a CDS encoding Acg family FMN-binding oxidoreductase — protein MTATILATGTVAELVGDAVTAPSMHNAQPWKFVFSPQGNVIELHGDPDRAMTRTDPHHRALHLGCAAALFNLRVSAVHHGLRARVRLLPDGSRPWLLATAALDGPADQDRELAALHTALRRRHTSRFPFGDEPVPDALMDGLKSAARLEGCRLTVPGDWHIETVLGLVRDAEHREDIDPLVRAETSAWASDVHASTGTHGTRSDGIPTAAFGPRSSRGPSPVRDFGRDRPVADRGWAVFERRPQLALLGTPADTRVDWMRAGQALERVLLQATADGLATSMTSQPLEWPELRWTVRDPLEVMGHVQMVLRLGYGPTGPETPRRPVTDVLEIRE, from the coding sequence GTGACCGCAACCATCCTCGCCACCGGCACCGTCGCCGAGCTCGTCGGCGACGCCGTCACCGCCCCTTCCATGCACAACGCACAACCGTGGAAGTTCGTGTTCAGCCCTCAGGGCAATGTCATCGAGCTGCACGGTGATCCGGACCGCGCCATGACACGCACCGATCCGCACCACCGAGCCCTCCACCTCGGCTGTGCGGCGGCCCTGTTCAACCTGCGCGTGTCCGCGGTCCACCACGGACTCCGGGCCCGCGTGCGGTTGCTGCCCGACGGCTCCCGACCGTGGCTGCTGGCGACGGCAGCCCTCGACGGACCTGCCGACCAGGACCGCGAGCTCGCCGCCCTGCACACCGCTCTCCGGCGCCGCCACACCAGCCGCTTCCCGTTCGGTGACGAGCCGGTCCCGGACGCTCTCATGGACGGGTTGAAGAGCGCCGCCCGCCTTGAGGGTTGCCGGCTGACCGTCCCGGGCGACTGGCACATCGAGACCGTGCTCGGGCTGGTGCGCGACGCGGAGCACCGGGAGGACATCGATCCGCTCGTCCGGGCAGAAACCTCTGCCTGGGCTTCCGATGTACACGCCTCGACCGGAACACACGGAACACGCAGTGACGGCATTCCCACCGCCGCGTTCGGTCCGCGCAGTTCCCGAGGCCCCTCCCCCGTACGCGACTTCGGCCGGGACCGTCCTGTGGCGGATCGCGGCTGGGCCGTGTTCGAGCGGCGGCCGCAGCTGGCCCTGCTGGGCACCCCTGCCGACACGCGAGTCGACTGGATGCGGGCCGGACAGGCACTGGAACGTGTCCTCCTCCAGGCCACCGCCGACGGCCTGGCCACCTCGATGACCTCACAGCCCCTCGAATGGCCCGAACTGCGGTGGACGGTCCGCGACCCGCTGGAGGTCATGGGCCACGTCCAGATGGTCCTGCGCCTCGGCTACGGGCCCACCGGGCCCGAAACCCCCCGCCGCCCTGTCACAGACGTTCTGGAGATCCGCGAGTGA
- a CDS encoding Rv1733c family protein produces MYHRRLEVEKKNPLKRGADRTRARLRATFMLACLLAVICGAVVGERAWTDTRRTAAETARHRHSVTAVTVGETTYRAGSGPSTRPVPVAPATWRDTSHRVHTETVPVPAATRNGETVRLWVDDQGNATTAPPGTAHIALNAISLGAGASAGIALAVGAMVYARLRIVDARSGQAWESEWESVEPRWSGRLRPEQGADDD; encoded by the coding sequence ATGTACCACCGCAGGCTCGAGGTGGAGAAGAAAAACCCGCTCAAGCGCGGTGCCGACCGTACCCGGGCCCGGCTGCGAGCCACCTTCATGCTGGCCTGCCTGTTGGCCGTGATCTGCGGTGCCGTGGTCGGAGAAAGGGCCTGGACGGACACCCGCCGCACCGCGGCAGAGACTGCACGCCACCGGCATTCCGTCACGGCGGTGACCGTCGGCGAAACCACCTACCGAGCTGGGTCGGGACCGAGCACCCGCCCTGTCCCGGTGGCTCCCGCAACCTGGCGTGATACCTCGCACCGCGTCCACACGGAAACCGTGCCAGTCCCGGCAGCGACCCGAAACGGGGAAACCGTCCGCCTCTGGGTCGACGACCAGGGCAATGCGACCACCGCCCCACCCGGCACGGCCCACATCGCTCTGAACGCCATCAGTCTCGGCGCCGGCGCCTCGGCCGGAATCGCGCTCGCAGTGGGCGCCATGGTCTACGCACGTCTGCGGATCGTCGACGCACGCAGCGGACAAGCATGGGAAAGCGAATGGGAGAGCGTCGAGCCCCGGTGGTCCGGTCGTCTGCGACCCGAACAGGGAGCCGACGATGACTGA
- a CDS encoding CBS domain-containing protein: protein MKHIKVADLMTDEVVSVAPDTAFKDVAKLLAQYGVSGLPVLDDEDRVVGVVSQTDILAHAAPDPHPADETTRPAGPPTAGDVMSAPAVTVHAEETAAEAARLMTRRGIERLPVVDEEDRLVGIVTRRDLLRLFVRPDSEIRRRVTDEVLTEVLGVPAGDIDVHVVDGCVTLDGHVERRSQLTALLGLVERLDGVVAVASHVGARTDDTLAAHAGHARDAQPW from the coding sequence ATGAAGCACATCAAGGTGGCGGATCTGATGACGGACGAGGTCGTCTCCGTGGCTCCGGACACCGCCTTCAAGGATGTCGCCAAGCTCCTCGCCCAGTACGGCGTCTCCGGACTGCCCGTCCTGGACGACGAGGACCGGGTCGTGGGTGTCGTTTCGCAGACGGACATCCTGGCCCACGCGGCGCCGGACCCGCACCCCGCCGACGAGACCACCCGGCCGGCAGGGCCGCCGACTGCCGGAGACGTCATGTCCGCACCCGCGGTCACCGTCCACGCCGAAGAGACAGCCGCCGAAGCCGCCCGGCTGATGACCCGCCGGGGTATCGAGCGGCTGCCCGTCGTGGACGAGGAGGACCGGCTGGTCGGCATCGTCACCCGCAGGGACCTGCTGCGCCTGTTCGTCCGCCCCGACTCCGAGATACGCCGGCGCGTCACCGACGAGGTCCTCACGGAGGTGCTCGGCGTGCCGGCCGGCGACATCGACGTCCACGTGGTGGACGGCTGCGTCACCCTGGACGGCCATGTCGAGCGCCGGAGTCAGCTGACTGCGCTCCTCGGCCTCGTCGAACGACTGGATGGGGTCGTCGCCGTGGCATCGCACGTCGGAGCCCGGACCGACGACACACTGGCCGCGCACGCCGGCCACGCACGCGATGCGCAGCCGTGGTGA
- a CDS encoding CBS domain-containing protein encodes MTHGAASIDCGTAFKDIVEVLRMWNVSALPVLSDDGRVIGVVSEADLLLREPGTDTAGATTAEQLMTRPAVTVAKDAAIPAAARLMARSHLKRLPVVDGDNRLIGVVSRGDLLKVYLRPDADIAAEIREMIMYQLIPRGSAEVRVHVANGVVYLNGSLPEPAVEDTVVRAVGTVPGVVEVRTDFTIPVCA; translated from the coding sequence ATGACCCATGGCGCCGCCTCCATCGATTGCGGGACGGCGTTCAAGGACATCGTGGAGGTGTTGCGGATGTGGAACGTCAGTGCCCTGCCCGTCCTGTCCGACGACGGGCGCGTCATCGGTGTCGTCTCGGAAGCCGACCTGCTGCTCAGGGAACCGGGCACCGACACCGCGGGCGCCACTACCGCAGAGCAGCTGATGACCCGCCCGGCCGTGACCGTGGCCAAGGACGCCGCCATCCCCGCCGCGGCCCGCCTGATGGCCCGCAGCCACCTGAAACGCCTTCCCGTCGTCGACGGCGACAACCGTTTGATTGGCGTCGTCAGCCGTGGTGACCTGCTGAAGGTCTACCTGCGCCCCGATGCGGACATCGCTGCCGAGATCCGCGAGATGATCATGTACCAGCTGATTCCTCGGGGCTCCGCCGAGGTGCGTGTGCACGTCGCCAACGGTGTCGTCTACCTGAACGGATCACTTCCTGAGCCCGCAGTGGAAGACACCGTCGTGCGCGCTGTCGGCACCGTGCCCGGCGTAGTGGAGGTCAGGACCGACTTCACCATCCCCGTATGCGCGTGA
- a CDS encoding ABC transporter ATP-binding protein → MSDGPAIELTGLTKRYGQVTGVDRLSLAVRSGEVFGFLGPNGAGKTTTLRCLIGLLRPSEGRVRVLGLDPLTDHRRVAPHLGYLPGELRFYPELSGAETLDLLSALQGAAVPRRRELCDRLGLTHAILTRPVGGYSRGMKQKLGLVQAMQHDPRLVVLDEPTEGLDPLVQETFFALLREAAAAGRTVLLSSHILPEVQRTCGRVAIIRDGRLVTVQSVAGLREARARRIRLAFVDGKGARSLGGAERWTPRWHGDRVELLVPPSEVVGALRDLLGLPVADVTVEEAGLDEAFLDLYRTGKTEDRP, encoded by the coding sequence ATGAGTGACGGACCGGCGATCGAGCTGACCGGCCTGACCAAGAGGTACGGGCAAGTGACGGGGGTCGACAGGTTGAGTCTGGCCGTGCGATCCGGGGAAGTGTTCGGCTTCCTCGGGCCGAACGGCGCGGGGAAGACCACCACACTGCGCTGTCTCATCGGCCTTCTCCGGCCGAGCGAAGGACGTGTCAGAGTGCTCGGGCTGGACCCGTTGACCGATCACCGCCGGGTGGCACCGCATCTCGGGTACCTGCCGGGCGAACTGCGCTTCTACCCGGAACTCTCCGGAGCGGAGACCCTCGACCTGCTGTCCGCGTTGCAAGGCGCCGCCGTACCCCGCCGCCGGGAGTTGTGCGACCGGCTGGGGCTGACGCACGCGATTCTCACCCGCCCTGTAGGAGGTTACTCGCGCGGCATGAAGCAGAAGCTCGGCCTGGTGCAGGCGATGCAGCACGATCCGCGACTGGTCGTACTCGATGAACCGACCGAGGGGCTCGACCCCTTGGTACAGGAGACGTTCTTCGCCTTGCTCCGGGAAGCGGCCGCCGCCGGGCGCACCGTCCTGCTCTCCAGCCACATTCTGCCGGAGGTGCAGCGCACGTGCGGGCGGGTGGCGATCATCCGGGACGGACGGCTGGTGACCGTCCAGAGCGTGGCCGGCCTGCGCGAGGCCCGCGCCCGGAGGATCCGGCTGGCCTTCGTGGACGGGAAGGGGGCCCGGTCCCTGGGAGGCGCGGAGCGGTGGACCCCGCGCTGGCACGGTGACCGGGTGGAGCTGCTCGTGCCGCCGAGCGAGGTGGTGGGCGCGCTGCGCGACCTGCTCGGCCTGCCGGTGGCCGACGTGACGGTGGAGGAAGCCGGACTCGACGAGGCATTCCTGGACCTCTACCGGACCGGCAAAACGGAGGATCGGCCGTGA
- a CDS encoding flavodoxin domain-containing protein, with the protein MSPKRVLVAYGTKHGATAGIAEQIGKTLREDGLEATVLPADDVRDVRAYDAVVLGGSLYAGHWSSKAKHCAERNADSLRHRPVWLFSSGPLDRSAEEQEIPPVAAVARQMQLIGAREHMTFGGSITARTPGFLAKALTRQGKGGDFRNPERIQTWAHHISAELAA; encoded by the coding sequence ATGAGTCCCAAGCGCGTTCTGGTCGCTTACGGCACCAAACACGGTGCCACTGCAGGTATCGCCGAGCAGATCGGCAAGACCCTCCGCGAGGATGGACTGGAAGCCACAGTGTTGCCCGCAGACGATGTCCGGGACGTCCGCGCCTACGACGCCGTCGTTCTCGGAGGTTCCCTCTACGCCGGGCACTGGAGCAGCAAGGCCAAGCACTGCGCGGAACGCAACGCCGACTCCCTCAGGCACCGGCCGGTGTGGCTGTTCAGCAGCGGTCCCCTCGACCGTTCCGCCGAGGAGCAGGAGATCCCTCCGGTCGCGGCTGTCGCCCGGCAGATGCAGCTCATCGGGGCGCGCGAGCACATGACCTTCGGCGGCAGCATCACGGCCCGGACCCCCGGGTTCCTCGCGAAGGCACTGACCCGCCAGGGCAAGGGCGGCGACTTCCGTAACCCCGAGCGGATCCAGACCTGGGCCCACCACATCAGTGCCGAGCTTGCCGCCTGA
- a CDS encoding HAD family hydrolase, whose translation MSEVDAVVFDTDGVLLATAVRHAAAWKTAFDGCLTQWRPSPSGEPPRAFDAVREYRDLVDGRSRLDGVRAFLASRHIDLPPGTPRDPPGCATVHAVAARKEQIFSEALRTRGVDVFDDVRPTLRRLRETGVRCAAVSASRHARLLLEVTRLDGLFDAVVDGQDAAALALPGKPDPALFLEAAARLGTDPARAAVVEDALVGVEAGHRGRFHLVVGLDRDDDAHTDEALLAHGAHLVLPGLTGLPAALEDGRP comes from the coding sequence ATGAGCGAAGTGGACGCGGTCGTCTTCGACACCGACGGGGTGCTTCTCGCGACGGCGGTCCGCCACGCGGCCGCGTGGAAGACGGCCTTCGACGGCTGCCTCACGCAATGGCGGCCTTCCCCTTCCGGCGAACCACCTCGGGCGTTCGACGCCGTCCGCGAGTACCGGGACCTGGTCGACGGCAGGTCCCGCCTCGACGGCGTACGCGCGTTCCTCGCCTCACGCCACATCGACCTGCCTCCCGGCACGCCGCGGGACCCGCCGGGGTGCGCCACCGTCCACGCGGTCGCGGCCCGCAAGGAGCAGATCTTCTCCGAGGCGCTCCGGACCCGCGGTGTCGACGTCTTCGACGACGTCCGCCCCACGCTCCGGCGGCTACGGGAGACGGGCGTCAGGTGTGCGGCCGTCTCGGCCTCCCGGCACGCCCGCCTCCTCCTGGAGGTCACACGACTCGACGGCCTCTTCGACGCCGTGGTGGACGGTCAGGACGCCGCCGCACTGGCCCTGCCGGGAAAACCCGACCCCGCCCTCTTCCTCGAAGCCGCAGCCCGCCTCGGCACGGATCCGGCGCGGGCCGCCGTGGTGGAAGACGCCCTCGTCGGCGTGGAAGCCGGGCACCGGGGGCGTTTCCACCTGGTCGTGGGACTCGACCGGGATGACGACGCACACACGGACGAGGCGCTGCTCGCGCACGGTGCCCACCTCGTGCTCCCCGGCCTGACCGGACTGCCCGCCGCCCTCGAAGACGGCCGCCCGTGA